Genomic window (Akkermansiaceae bacterium):
TCAGTGAGACGGACTGGATAACGGACGGGTCAGATGCGGATGGTGATGTCGACACCGGCTGGCAGGTTGAGCTTCTTCAGCTCATCAACGGTGCGGGCGGTCGGATCGACGATATCGAGGAGACGCTTGTGGGTGCGGATCTCGAACTGTTCGGCGGACTTCTTGTTCACGTGGACGGAACGGTTGACGGAGAACTTCTCGATGCG
Coding sequences:
- the rpsJ gene encoding 30S ribosomal protein S10, encoding MENQKIRIRLRAYDHRAIDRSAAEIVETAKRTGARVAGPIPLPTRIEKFSVNRSVHVNKKSAEQFEIRTHKRLLDIVDPTARTVDELKKLNLPAGVDITIRI